One genomic region from Leptospira tipperaryensis encodes:
- a CDS encoding DCC1-like thiol-disulfide oxidoreductase family protein has product MNALVFLYDGDCSFCNDLAQRLQFYNLNPKIRFKSFREFSEKELREIHPSLNIQVAQGNVQMIADGRRYPGFFAVRKLSHSLRGFRWVAPLLYLPLIPIFGMIGMNVLKSLKSR; this is encoded by the coding sequence ATGAACGCATTAGTCTTTTTATACGATGGGGATTGTTCTTTCTGTAATGACCTAGCACAAAGACTTCAATTCTACAACCTCAATCCGAAGATTCGTTTTAAATCCTTTCGAGAATTTTCGGAAAAAGAGCTGAGAGAAATTCATCCCAGTTTGAACATCCAAGTCGCACAAGGAAATGTGCAGATGATTGCGGATGGAAGAAGATATCCCGGTTTTTTTGCGGTTCGAAAACTCAGTCATTCTCTCAGAGGATTTCGTTGGGTGGCTCCCCTTCTCTATCTTCCCCTGATTCCCATTTTCGGAATGATCGGAATGAATGTTCTAAAATCCCTGAAGAGTCGATAA
- a CDS encoding acetylglutamate kinase yields the protein MKHQEILLKLLEVTENTKDSFQFLKLFRSIEPEKFAVIYADSGTLMESAEALLYNLKLLHKLELYPVVVLDKDGISYTNLFYRNHTKEDTDSTLPGKLFRHFNQVETSVASALAENKLPVFIAEERGSGLFEFLTNLCSSLKTKKLIYLNPRGGIYSNGEKVSIYDVDSTISPDPIDSVLFHSCNELYKNVKDPEFGIAITSASSLLKELFTIKGSGTLIRKKNRIDFISDLNSIPKPKINHLIETAFQRSLKPNFWNQEFAGILLESEYKGCALVKNTPYGFFLSKFAVDEIARGEGVGRDIWDQMVQRFPVLFWRARKENSISKWYTKVCDGMQKEGIWIYFWIGVKEEHIQPICTFLRNLPQDLEAPSNNTK from the coding sequence ATGAAACATCAGGAAATTCTTCTTAAACTTTTAGAAGTCACTGAGAATACGAAGGATTCATTCCAGTTTTTAAAACTCTTTCGTTCCATAGAGCCGGAAAAATTTGCGGTGATCTACGCGGATTCGGGAACTCTGATGGAGTCCGCGGAAGCGCTCCTCTACAATCTCAAACTTCTTCACAAACTCGAACTCTATCCGGTTGTCGTTTTGGACAAGGATGGAATTTCTTATACGAATCTTTTTTATAGAAATCACACCAAGGAAGACACGGACTCCACGCTTCCCGGAAAACTATTTCGTCATTTCAATCAAGTGGAGACTTCGGTCGCATCCGCTCTTGCAGAAAATAAACTTCCGGTATTCATCGCTGAAGAAAGAGGAAGTGGTCTTTTTGAATTTCTTACTAATCTCTGTTCTTCTTTGAAGACTAAAAAACTTATCTACTTAAATCCTCGGGGTGGAATTTATTCCAACGGAGAGAAAGTTTCGATCTACGACGTGGATTCTACGATTTCACCGGATCCGATCGATTCGGTTCTATTTCATTCTTGCAATGAACTTTATAAAAACGTAAAGGACCCCGAATTCGGAATCGCAATCACCTCCGCCTCTTCTCTTTTGAAAGAATTGTTTACGATCAAGGGAAGCGGGACGCTCATTCGAAAGAAGAATCGAATCGACTTTATTTCCGATCTGAATTCTATTCCAAAACCTAAAATCAATCATCTCATCGAAACCGCGTTTCAGAGATCCTTGAAACCGAATTTTTGGAATCAGGAATTTGCGGGAATTCTTCTCGAGTCAGAATACAAGGGGTGCGCGTTGGTCAAAAACACTCCTTACGGTTTTTTTCTTTCGAAGTTCGCGGTAGACGAAATCGCGAGAGGAGAAGGAGTGGGGAGAGATATCTGGGATCAGATGGTCCAAAGATTTCCCGTGCTTTTTTGGAGAGCGAGAAAGGAGAATTCGATTTCCAAATGGTATACGAAAGTTTGCGACGGAATGCAGAAAGAAGGAATCTGGATCTATTTTTGGATTGGAGTTAAGGAAGAACACATTCAGCCGATCTGCACGTTTCTAAGAAATCTTCCTCAGGATCTAGAAGCGCCGTCTAACAATACGAAGTAG
- a CDS encoding glycosyltransferase family 9 protein codes for MTEKILLIQTAFLGDLILTTAFFREVKRKYPNSHLTVVVNKGTDGVLEANPHIDRLIPLDKKEFKKSLWKFFSFLWSLRKEKFTLCLLPHFSFRSTLMGYASGAKVRIGYESAGFSFLLTKKIPRPLRGKHEVEKLFSLIYEEKEYSNLSKRPELFWKEESVFRVRVLMKENGLEAGNFILLAPSSVWETKRMPASQFRTLGERLSKESGKKIVLIGSKGDIELCESVGAGYGINLAGKTNLQELSFLVSKASLMVSNDSSPIHFASAFNIPTLAVFGATVPDFGYTPLAELSYVSGISGLSCRPCGIHGGKVCPEGHFRCMKEQDPDKLFSIAVQLEKGIQP; via the coding sequence GTGACTGAAAAAATACTTTTGATTCAAACCGCGTTCTTAGGCGACTTGATTTTAACTACCGCGTTCTTTCGAGAAGTAAAACGTAAGTATCCAAATTCTCATCTCACTGTTGTCGTCAACAAAGGCACGGACGGTGTTTTGGAGGCGAATCCTCATATCGATCGTCTGATCCCTCTCGATAAAAAAGAATTTAAGAAATCTCTCTGGAAATTTTTTTCTTTCTTATGGAGTTTGCGAAAAGAAAAATTCACCCTTTGTCTTCTTCCGCATTTTTCCTTTCGCTCCACCTTGATGGGATATGCAAGCGGGGCCAAAGTAAGAATCGGATATGAAAGCGCAGGCTTTTCCTTTCTACTTACAAAAAAGATTCCTCGTCCATTGCGAGGGAAACACGAGGTTGAAAAATTATTCTCCTTAATCTATGAGGAGAAAGAATATTCAAATCTTTCCAAACGACCGGAGTTGTTTTGGAAAGAAGAATCCGTTTTTCGAGTTCGGGTCTTGATGAAAGAAAACGGTCTGGAAGCGGGCAACTTCATTCTTCTTGCTCCGAGTTCTGTCTGGGAAACAAAACGAATGCCGGCGTCTCAGTTTCGCACGTTAGGCGAAAGACTCTCGAAAGAATCCGGGAAAAAAATCGTCCTCATCGGATCCAAAGGTGATATTGAACTCTGCGAATCCGTAGGGGCAGGATACGGAATCAATCTCGCAGGAAAGACAAATTTGCAAGAGCTTTCCTTTTTGGTATCCAAGGCCTCCTTGATGGTCAGTAACGATTCTTCTCCGATCCATTTTGCCTCTGCCTTTAACATTCCTACGTTAGCCGTCTTTGGAGCTACCGTTCCGGATTTCGGATATACTCCGTTGGCCGAGCTTTCCTATGTCTCCGGGATTTCGGGACTTTCTTGTCGGCCCTGCGGAATTCACGGAGGAAAGGTTTGCCCGGAGGGACATTTTCGTTGTATGAAAGAACAGGACCCCGACAAATTGTTTTCAATCGCAGTCCAATTAGAAAAGGGAATTCAGCCATGA
- a CDS encoding thiolase family protein: MSSSVFIIDSQLSRFGKTELDYHSLSYQTASQLLKRNSEFEPQFLIFAAMAPERYTGEIFLPARIKESLGLKNLFVIRTETASSSGASALHTAAYLLRSGAFQRGIVIATEVMSRLEREENNLLLGSVLSERQRGFAMSMAQGGGMIATRYLHEYGYDRKDLYSLSKKLHDNGLQNENAHIRKNITEEEYFKSPLFTSPLCLYDISPLSDGSSALLLSSEKTNSSKELKIAGIGHGIGNLSSAPGSLSFPSSVAAFAGAYKEANLKPENIHIAELHDAFTPFELIGAEDAELFPKGKALRYVKEGKTHPEGQLPINASGGLKTRGHPVGVSGLAQIAELQTWMYKENRFQNGLALSIGGLGVNNFATILSKV; encoded by the coding sequence GTGTCTTCATCCGTTTTCATTATCGATTCTCAACTCAGTCGCTTTGGTAAAACTGAACTTGATTATCATTCTCTTTCTTATCAAACCGCGAGTCAACTTCTCAAACGAAATTCTGAGTTTGAACCTCAATTTCTTATTTTCGCGGCTATGGCTCCCGAACGATATACGGGAGAGATTTTTCTTCCCGCAAGAATCAAAGAAAGTTTAGGTCTTAAAAATCTTTTTGTAATTCGTACCGAAACCGCGTCCTCGAGCGGTGCGAGCGCGTTACACACAGCGGCGTATCTTCTGCGATCGGGGGCGTTTCAAAGAGGGATCGTCATCGCAACCGAAGTGATGAGCCGGCTCGAAAGAGAAGAAAACAATCTCCTTTTGGGAAGTGTCTTGTCCGAGCGTCAGAGAGGATTTGCGATGTCCATGGCCCAGGGCGGGGGAATGATCGCCACGCGTTATCTTCACGAATACGGATACGATCGAAAGGATCTTTATTCGCTTTCAAAAAAACTCCACGACAACGGCCTTCAAAACGAAAACGCACATATCCGAAAGAATATTACAGAAGAAGAATATTTTAAATCTCCTCTTTTTACAAGTCCGCTCTGTTTGTATGATATTTCTCCTCTTTCGGACGGAAGTAGCGCCTTGCTCTTGAGTTCGGAAAAAACGAATTCTTCAAAAGAATTGAAGATCGCCGGCATCGGACACGGGATTGGAAATCTTTCTTCGGCTCCGGGGAGTTTGAGTTTTCCTTCGAGTGTCGCTGCGTTTGCAGGCGCTTATAAGGAAGCGAATCTAAAACCGGAGAACATACATATCGCGGAACTTCACGACGCATTCACTCCTTTTGAATTGATCGGAGCGGAGGACGCTGAACTTTTTCCAAAGGGAAAAGCGCTACGTTATGTGAAAGAGGGAAAAACACATCCTGAAGGACAACTTCCGATCAACGCGTCGGGCGGATTGAAAACGAGGGGACATCCGGTCGGAGTATCGGGCTTGGCACAAATCGCCGAGCTTCAGACTTGGATGTACAAAGAAAATCGTTTTCAAAACGGACTCGCCCTTTCCATCGGCGGACTGGGAGTGAACAACTTTGCAACGATTCTTTCCAAAGTATAA
- a CDS encoding iron-containing redox enzyme family protein — MQTFRSSQTTVSFRTALEESVVNHPVLTANLWLESKERRMEKEDLLLWLRQEYFVSVDFVNWFLNTAAISDNLDAKIVLVQNIWEELGEGKAEDSHVSILKKFLSDMGEVVFESHRLPETKAYLDLMQRITTTDFYSALGALGPANEYLLKLEYSRMFMSYKELKGRVSLPEGKFFQVNLDADESHSEKLFRLIESVADTDEKRKRVMEGNRLALDARLVFYEGLSTLQGF; from the coding sequence ATGCAGACGTTTCGCTCATCTCAAACAACCGTTTCTTTTCGAACCGCTCTGGAAGAATCGGTCGTCAATCATCCCGTCTTGACCGCGAATCTTTGGTTGGAATCCAAAGAAAGAAGAATGGAAAAAGAAGACCTTCTTCTTTGGTTACGTCAGGAATACTTCGTGAGTGTCGACTTTGTAAATTGGTTTTTAAACACCGCGGCGATCAGCGACAATCTGGACGCAAAGATCGTACTCGTTCAAAATATCTGGGAAGAATTGGGAGAAGGGAAGGCCGAAGATTCTCACGTTTCCATTCTTAAAAAATTTCTTTCCGATATGGGAGAAGTCGTTTTTGAATCTCATCGTCTGCCGGAGACAAAAGCCTATCTTGATCTCATGCAAAGAATCACGACCACCGATTTTTATTCGGCTCTCGGTGCCCTCGGTCCCGCGAACGAATACTTGCTAAAATTAGAATATTCTAGAATGTTTATGTCTTACAAGGAGCTAAAAGGAAGAGTTTCCTTGCCCGAAGGTAAATTCTTTCAGGTCAACCTGGACGCCGATGAATCTCACTCCGAAAAACTCTTTCGTTTGATAGAGTCAGTAGCAGACACGGATGAAAAAAGAAAAAGAGTTATGGAAGGGAATCGATTGGCCTTGGACGCAAGGCTTGTCTTTTACGAAGGATTATCGACTCTTCAGGGATTTTAG
- a CDS encoding THUMP domain-containing class I SAM-dependent RNA methyltransferase, with translation MTNFRNPAPKKSLRLKVRKPEGKFSSSDRSKEKEVPSKTEWDFSKPETFEYHASCPDGLSGLLREEILEARLTVLAENRGGVFFQGSAKALKDFILTTGIASGISISLRYWRVDSPEDLYNQALQFPFEKIISPEQSFRIDSTTKDSLKDSRYATYKLKDAMFDRFRSKGKETPQVSRDEPDFLFYLRSHSDHAKLSLGLNTRPLQQRGHGRIGGDAPMREILASALVRYSGWDTKSVLYDPFCGSGTIVIEAALKLLYGGYTNYRSLDSSLPFKKLFGEPNLKEEAGKVSKILIFASDQDEKALNLAKLNARNAGVDHLIEFFTADATLSENEKGIQDGFIVTNPPYGVRLGTKEEAKEIYLAWGKKLKDHFSGNVLALVCGDTSLLGFLKLKKDKEQSLTIGKLKGKLVAYTLGK, from the coding sequence GTGACGAATTTTAGAAACCCCGCTCCCAAAAAATCCCTTAGGTTGAAAGTAAGAAAGCCCGAGGGAAAATTTTCGTCCTCGGATCGTTCCAAAGAAAAAGAAGTCCCGTCCAAAACGGAATGGGACTTTTCAAAACCGGAAACGTTTGAATACCACGCTTCTTGCCCGGACGGTCTTTCCGGTTTGCTTCGGGAAGAAATCTTAGAGGCTCGGCTTACCGTCCTCGCAGAGAATCGCGGCGGCGTTTTCTTTCAAGGCTCCGCCAAGGCGTTAAAAGATTTTATTCTCACAACCGGAATTGCTTCGGGGATCAGCATTTCTCTGCGCTACTGGAGAGTGGATAGTCCCGAGGATCTTTATAACCAAGCGCTTCAATTCCCTTTTGAAAAAATCATAAGCCCGGAACAATCCTTTCGGATCGATTCTACGACCAAGGATTCTCTCAAAGACTCGCGTTATGCGACTTACAAACTCAAAGACGCTATGTTCGATCGTTTTCGCTCGAAGGGAAAAGAAACTCCGCAGGTTTCCAGAGACGAGCCCGATTTTTTATTCTATCTTCGTTCTCATTCCGATCACGCAAAACTTTCTCTGGGTTTAAATACAAGACCCCTCCAACAGCGAGGTCATGGAAGAATCGGAGGCGACGCTCCGATGCGGGAGATTCTCGCGTCCGCCCTGGTCCGTTATTCCGGCTGGGACACCAAATCTGTGTTATACGATCCATTCTGCGGATCCGGAACGATCGTCATCGAAGCGGCTTTAAAACTTTTGTACGGCGGTTATACGAACTACAGAAGTCTGGATTCTTCCCTTCCGTTTAAAAAACTTTTCGGAGAACCGAATCTGAAAGAAGAAGCGGGAAAGGTTTCAAAAATTCTAATATTCGCTTCCGATCAGGACGAAAAAGCCTTGAATCTGGCAAAACTCAACGCGAGAAACGCAGGAGTGGATCATCTGATTGAATTTTTTACCGCGGACGCAACCCTGTCCGAAAACGAAAAAGGGATTCAAGACGGCTTTATTGTGACCAATCCTCCTTACGGTGTTCGATTGGGAACCAAAGAAGAAGCCAAAGAAATCTACTTGGCCTGGGGTAAAAAACTAAAGGACCACTTTTCAGGTAACGTTTTGGCTCTTGTTTGCGGAGACACTTCTCTTTTGGGATTTCTAAAACTCAAGAAAGACAAGGAGCAGTCACTCACAATCGGAAAGTTGAAAGGAAAATTGGTTGCCTATACCTTGGGCAAATAA
- the bfr gene encoding bacterioferritin, which produces MKGNKEVLEILGEVLAAELTAINQYFIHAKMNKNWGFKKLADFMKHESIDEMKHADEIIDRILYLEGVPDLQRYMKVGVGNNIQEILKVDLELEYAAIERFNRGIAIAVKNNDNGTRELFEKILVSEEEHVDWIEAQQEIIRQIGVENYLAQQIE; this is translated from the coding sequence ATGAAAGGAAACAAAGAAGTTCTAGAAATTCTTGGCGAAGTTCTTGCCGCCGAACTCACAGCAATCAATCAATATTTTATTCACGCGAAGATGAACAAGAACTGGGGTTTTAAAAAACTCGCAGACTTTATGAAACACGAATCTATAGACGAGATGAAACACGCGGATGAAATCATCGATCGTATTCTTTATCTGGAGGGAGTTCCCGATCTTCAGAGATACATGAAAGTCGGAGTCGGCAATAACATCCAAGAGATTCTCAAAGTGGATCTCGAACTGGAATATGCCGCGATAGAAAGATTCAATAGAGGAATTGCAATCGCCGTCAAAAATAATGACAACGGAACTCGCGAACTTTTTGAAAAAATTCTCGTTTCGGAAGAAGAACACGTGGATTGGATCGAAGCACAACAGGAAATCATTCGTCAGATCGGCGTTGAAAACTATCTGGCGCAACAAATCGAGTGA